The segment CCGAATGTGTAGGCTACGATttgtagcctaggcctacttgagACATCATGTTGCTGCGAAATTATGCAACTATATGAGGGTAGGCCTATATCACAaatataggtagcctacatgAGGTAGGCTAGTGCTGCGCTAGTTAGGCCTACTTAATTAGattttttgtatatatataagTAATTTATAGGCTATTTCATTGTGTTTTCCATCAAGTTCATTGAACTCGGCAAAGGATATATAAATATAGTGCCCCACACCCCCGAGCTGCCTTGCTTGAAAATCTCTCCACGGCTTTGAAAATCTTTTTTAAACCAAATTTGGCAATGAAACGGGGCAAAAAGTGTGATCGCACAAAATGGAAAAGCCACATATAGAGCTCACAAAATATTAAAGCAAGCAAGCATTGAAAATCCGTTTTTAAAAGATAGGACCTATACAAATATTTCTGCGCTTTTGAAAATCAGGTTTTGAAGATCCATGTCTACATTCCGTGTTTACTTCCAGTTTTACACTTGCAAATCCTTTTGACAAAAATTTACCTTCATACACAGCTTTGTCTTTATAACCAACCCATACGAGATGCAGTCCATAGCCCCAGAAAGTGAGCCCTGACAACAATCTAAGGAAGTTGATTACCAGTCAAAGGATTTGATTGATGTAAACCCATACAGCATCCTTGCGGGTTTTTATTGCTTCAagatgtgatgcagtgtgtcTTGTAAAAAACAATGTTCCTAAGCCTACTAATAGGCTATTTTTAGAACTGTAAAGCCAGTTAGTCCTCTGCACTCactacatgcactatttgtacctCGCTATGCAAAGCATCCAATCAATGATGCAATGTCTTCATTCAAACAAACATAACAACAAACTTAGGCCTACAGTACTTCTGACAATTTAAACAAATCGTGCAGATAAAGTGACTTAATGGAGAGAATTTTTACAAGgaaatgttttgtgtttgtgttgtaggaAGTAAACGGTACATATTGGAATCATAAAATGTCAAATCTTGTCAAGGCCGTACCAGTTAGCATTAGCAGCAGGAGTGTCACCATTCAGATCACCAACCAAACCGAGAACTACACTCTGATCAACCCAAAGTAAGTACTGCTATAGTCCTTCTCAAGAACTACTGACAACATTTCCATTACATgtttgaagaaaaaaaggttaattgttatttgtgtttttctctctcaagtGTATGGCAATATAGTGGTTGTGCCCACATCGATCCTACCTCCCATATCAAGCCCATGGAGAGTAAAGTCTGCTCCTTCATTAAAACCATgggagcagcagcaggctgCGTTGGTGTTCTGACCTATGAAACTAAAAGGTTGCAGGGTAAAGGCTGTGAAGAGATCTTAGCCATCATGTTTTCTGTGCCCTTTGACTACAACTTGTACAGTAACTGGTTTGCTGTGGGCATCTATGGTCATGGCCGTGCCTGTAACAGGAGTCTGTTCAAAGACATGTACTATAATAAGGAGAACCGTTTTACTAGGAGTAAGGCTGACTCAGAGATCATGTATGATGGAAATGTCCTCAATGTGAAGGCCAAAATGCCTGATGTGCTCAACACCATCCTCACCTTGGAGCTGTGCGAAGAACCCAGTCTGATATCAACATATACTTCTCTTGAATAACTCTGAGGTACAAGGAAGTATGGAAATCCCCAGATCAATTAAATGCACTAGGCTAATCTTTACTACCTATCATGTTAATTAATGCTTGATGGCAAAAGATTTTACTTTGTCTTAACCTACATGTATGAACACCTGTATGTAATAATCACTGTTAAGCCTTTACTTCTAACTATTTCTGTGTTCATTAAATTTGGGTTTACAATAAACCTGTATTGTGAACCCAGTTTCAAGACTTCAGTCCCCCATTTCTTGAACCTGAGAGCGATGAATAACATGGTAGTTTGGATGATGAGGTCTTTCTCAAACAGCTGCAT is part of the Osmerus eperlanus chromosome 13, fOsmEpe2.1, whole genome shotgun sequence genome and harbors:
- the LOC134032586 gene encoding DELTA-stichotoxin-Hcr4a-like; its protein translation is MSNLVKAVPVSISSRSVTIQITNQTENYTLINPNVWQYSGCAHIDPTSHIKPMESKVCSFIKTMGAAAGCVGVLTYETKRLQGKGCEEILAIMFSVPFDYNLYSNWFAVGIYGHGRACNRSLFKDMYYNKENRFTRSKADSEIMYDGNVLNVKAKMPDVLNTILTLELCEEPSLISTYTSLE